Proteins encoded in a region of the Streptomyces sp. NBC_00310 genome:
- a CDS encoding family 78 glycoside hydrolase catalytic domain yields the protein MARDFSRRRLLQLGGTAAASVVLSGPRAFAAPGPAGTIGAAGKPPAPTGMLTDLLPRALGTSAGHKPRFSWQVPDFCAGTVQHAYQLQLAATPGGFQDDELVWDSGKRKSADSTAVPYGGPALQPRTAYWWRVSSWGERRSAWSEPTLLATSVEDEWEAKPIWAPAGPVMTDGTLTVRVKISAVAAGLWFRATNTANNYMWQLRAGTTGVLRKHVCVGGTYTVLGEVKLPFAVTAGEWVDLGVTMAGATFTTTVNGTVVDTTTDSRYASGNVGLRNGSTESQVYDRVTFTAADGTVLLDDDFASDKGTFATGTVAGGVLTFPAGASSLSSYGADDTWALLRHEYDTAAGKEIAAAILYVAATSPDPARQYVAKVWSNGTTVGYASVRSGEGTAYQAFDVTSTLRADGRANALAALCWTTSQQKFLAQLEITYTDGSRSTVASGDHWTARRQAGLLPSKGSAGSSYFTVPQEYWDLRREPVGWTKPGFDDGDWLKPVVRTAIDGLVPALIEAIRPHDVTPASVTQVADGRWLVDLGREIVGGLALEVTGGAGDTVEVRLGEELNADGTVRYQLRATNAYREVWTLRDGEQRVEHWGYRGFRWAELRTTLDLSKAVVTGRAWKLDWDDSHASFRSSDADLDRVWELCRYSIEATRGDLYTDTPTRERGPYEGDALINQLSEYGVQRSYALARWSNDYLVRKGTWPTEYRLMCAISAWEDYLATGDDRQLAKDYDLLTAKNLTSYLDSDGLVRKAPGGTSQNLGDLVDWPTASRDGYVFTNVNTVVNAFQYAAFEALAECAAALGEDADATALRGRADTLATAMRATLLDGAGGRFLDGVGTTHSAQHATAFPVALGVADTLDEEVRARLGDTLAAGGMKVSVYGSQFLLDALFRLGRSDAALALLTSTATNSWLHMLDALKATVVTEAWDPALKSNMTLSHAWASAPANAVARHILGVQVSEPGAAGFRIRPRTGSLTEVEGTVPSVRGPVSVRVRRSEDTHATRVTVPPNSRAVLEVEIGDADPETYRVNGTTPGGQGRVEVESFTDLTGTVLRIGPVGSGTTEVRRAAS from the coding sequence ATGGCGCGGGACTTCTCACGGCGAAGACTTCTCCAGCTGGGCGGCACCGCAGCCGCCTCCGTCGTCCTGTCCGGGCCCCGGGCCTTCGCCGCCCCCGGCCCGGCAGGCACGATCGGTGCCGCGGGGAAGCCGCCCGCGCCCACCGGGATGCTCACCGATCTGCTGCCGCGGGCGCTGGGCACGAGTGCCGGACACAAGCCTCGCTTCAGCTGGCAGGTGCCCGACTTCTGTGCCGGTACCGTGCAGCACGCCTACCAGCTCCAACTGGCGGCCACCCCGGGCGGTTTCCAGGACGACGAGCTGGTGTGGGACTCCGGGAAGCGGAAGTCCGCCGACTCCACGGCCGTACCGTACGGCGGACCCGCCCTGCAGCCCCGTACTGCCTACTGGTGGCGGGTCAGCAGCTGGGGTGAGCGGCGTTCGGCCTGGTCGGAGCCGACCCTGCTGGCCACGTCGGTCGAGGACGAATGGGAGGCGAAGCCTATCTGGGCACCGGCCGGGCCGGTGATGACCGACGGCACCCTCACCGTCCGCGTGAAGATCAGCGCCGTGGCCGCCGGGCTGTGGTTCCGGGCCACGAACACCGCCAACAACTACATGTGGCAGCTGCGCGCGGGCACCACCGGTGTCCTGCGCAAGCACGTCTGCGTGGGCGGCACGTACACCGTGCTCGGCGAGGTGAAGCTGCCGTTCGCGGTCACCGCCGGGGAGTGGGTCGACCTCGGCGTCACCATGGCGGGCGCCACCTTCACCACCACCGTCAACGGCACCGTCGTCGACACCACCACCGACAGCCGCTACGCCTCCGGCAACGTCGGTCTGCGCAACGGCAGCACCGAGTCCCAGGTCTACGACCGGGTCACCTTCACGGCCGCCGACGGCACGGTCCTCCTCGACGACGACTTCGCCTCCGACAAGGGCACCTTCGCCACCGGCACGGTCGCCGGCGGCGTCCTCACCTTCCCGGCCGGCGCGTCCTCGCTCTCCTCCTACGGAGCCGACGACACCTGGGCGCTGCTGCGCCACGAGTACGACACGGCGGCCGGCAAGGAGATAGCCGCGGCGATCCTCTATGTGGCGGCCACCTCGCCCGATCCGGCCCGGCAGTACGTCGCGAAGGTGTGGAGCAACGGCACGACGGTCGGTTACGCCTCCGTCCGCTCCGGCGAGGGGACCGCCTACCAGGCCTTCGACGTGACCTCCACGCTGCGTGCCGACGGCAGGGCCAACGCGCTGGCCGCACTGTGCTGGACCACCTCGCAGCAGAAGTTCCTGGCCCAGCTGGAGATCACGTACACCGACGGCAGCCGGTCGACCGTCGCCTCCGGGGACCACTGGACGGCGCGCCGCCAGGCCGGGTTGCTGCCGTCGAAGGGCAGCGCGGGCAGCAGCTACTTCACCGTTCCGCAGGAGTACTGGGACCTGCGCCGCGAGCCGGTGGGCTGGACCAAGCCGGGCTTCGACGACGGCGACTGGCTCAAGCCGGTCGTCCGTACGGCGATCGACGGTCTCGTCCCGGCCCTGATCGAGGCGATACGGCCGCACGACGTCACCCCCGCCTCCGTCACCCAGGTCGCCGACGGACGCTGGCTGGTCGACCTCGGCCGGGAGATCGTCGGCGGGCTGGCCCTGGAGGTCACCGGCGGCGCGGGCGACACGGTCGAGGTGCGGCTCGGCGAGGAGCTGAACGCGGACGGCACGGTCAGGTACCAGCTGCGCGCCACCAACGCCTACCGCGAGGTGTGGACCCTGCGCGACGGCGAGCAGCGTGTCGAGCACTGGGGCTACCGCGGCTTCCGCTGGGCCGAGCTGCGCACCACACTCGACCTGTCGAAGGCGGTCGTCACCGGCCGCGCCTGGAAGCTCGACTGGGACGACTCGCACGCCTCGTTCCGCAGCTCCGACGCCGACCTGGACCGGGTGTGGGAGCTGTGCCGGTACTCCATCGAGGCCACGCGCGGCGACCTCTACACGGACACGCCCACCCGCGAACGCGGCCCGTACGAGGGCGACGCGCTGATCAACCAGCTCTCCGAGTACGGGGTGCAGCGCTCGTACGCGCTCGCCCGCTGGTCGAACGACTATCTGGTCCGGAAGGGCACCTGGCCCACCGAGTACCGGCTGATGTGCGCGATCTCCGCGTGGGAGGACTACCTCGCCACCGGCGACGACCGGCAGCTCGCCAAGGACTACGACCTGCTGACCGCCAAGAACCTCACCTCGTACCTGGACTCCGACGGGCTGGTCCGCAAGGCGCCCGGCGGCACCAGCCAGAACCTCGGCGATCTGGTCGACTGGCCGACAGCCAGCCGTGACGGTTACGTGTTCACCAACGTCAACACGGTCGTCAACGCCTTCCAGTACGCGGCCTTCGAGGCGCTCGCCGAGTGCGCCGCGGCCCTCGGCGAGGACGCCGACGCGACCGCCCTGCGCGGCCGGGCCGACACCCTCGCCACCGCCATGCGCGCCACCCTCCTCGACGGTGCGGGCGGGCGGTTCCTCGACGGCGTCGGCACCACGCACAGCGCCCAGCACGCGACCGCCTTCCCGGTGGCGCTGGGTGTCGCGGACACGCTGGACGAGGAGGTACGGGCCAGGCTGGGCGACACCCTGGCGGCGGGCGGCATGAAGGTGAGCGTGTACGGGTCGCAGTTCCTGCTCGACGCGCTGTTCCGGCTGGGCCGCTCCGACGCGGCGCTCGCCCTGCTCACCTCCACGGCCACCAACTCGTGGCTGCACATGCTGGACGCGCTCAAGGCGACCGTCGTCACGGAGGCGTGGGACCCCGCACTCAAGTCCAACATGACGCTCTCCCACGCCTGGGCGTCCGCGCCGGCCAACGCGGTGGCCCGGCACATCCTCGGCGTGCAGGTCAGCGAGCCCGGGGCGGCCGGGTTCCGGATCCGGCCCAGGACCGGGTCCCTGACCGAGGTCGAGGGGACGGTGCCCTCCGTGCGCGGGCCGGTCTCGGTCCGGGTGCGCCGCTCCGAGGACACGCACGCGACCCGGGTGACGGTGCCGCCGAACTCCCGTGCCGTGCTGGAGGTGGAGATCGGGGACGCCGACCCGGAGACGTACCGGGTGAACGGCACCACGCCCGGCGGGCAAGGTCGGGTGGAGGTCGAGTCGTTCACCGATCTGACGGGCACGGTGCTGCGGATCGGACCGGTGGGATCGGGCACGACGGAGGTGCGACGCGCGGCCTCCTGA
- a CDS encoding protein kinase domain-containing protein, which produces MYAKNHFGGVVSEQRPVPPRATADRAAALREAGALPLRPGDPDRIGPYVPVGLLGSGGMGRVYLARPTDGGPDLVAVKVIRPEYAEDIRFRRRFEQEASVHSRVRTPRMPRLAGTGFRDELLWMATEYLPGLDLAAAVHEDGPLSAVAVRRLVAELGPALADLSAAGIVHRDLKPSNVLLSARGAHVIDFGIAKAADASAITGTGNRVGTPAYMSPEYLRTGTCDTASDVFSLACTLIFAATGSAPFGDGTGVDVMHRVAFEEPNPEVLAEISAADARLTALLSACLAKEPGDRPTPEQLIEAAPSGSPGSEATGPSGTFGWPDPLGGRVLARQQAYEALCRLPLEQPGPEPRGKAPAAVAASPGPSADASAQPLPPTPPGTRTRRRRVLIGASGLALCVAATGVVVLTLRSPSTTTASPQRGMTKSADARPGDAASGSATAGSNGAAAAPDGGSGVSEVSGKDDRDAVDDGPPRPDESGSGSGSASDDEHADSSAPATETSAPTEPTASPTDEPTEPSTPAWLSECTYYSGNGRTRLGNSGKRVVQVQCMLTRRGYGVGDAEGDFGTGTQDAVRNFQSDKGLDPDGVVAQGTWAALRGTD; this is translated from the coding sequence ATGTACGCCAAAAATCACTTCGGGGGTGTTGTGTCAGAGCAGCGGCCGGTGCCACCACGTGCGACGGCGGACAGGGCCGCGGCGCTGCGAGAGGCGGGGGCGCTGCCCCTGCGCCCCGGCGACCCGGACCGTATCGGTCCCTATGTGCCGGTGGGATTGCTCGGGAGCGGCGGGATGGGGCGCGTCTATCTGGCGCGCCCCACGGACGGCGGCCCCGACCTCGTCGCGGTGAAGGTGATCAGGCCCGAGTACGCGGAGGACATCCGGTTCCGCCGCCGGTTCGAGCAGGAGGCGTCGGTGCACAGCCGGGTGCGGACGCCGCGCATGCCGCGCCTGGCCGGCACGGGCTTCCGGGACGAACTGCTGTGGATGGCCACCGAGTATCTGCCGGGGCTCGATCTGGCGGCGGCCGTGCACGAGGACGGCCCCTTGTCGGCCGTCGCCGTCCGGCGGCTGGTGGCGGAGCTGGGGCCGGCCCTCGCCGATCTCTCCGCCGCGGGGATCGTGCACCGGGACCTGAAGCCGTCCAACGTCCTGCTGTCCGCCCGGGGCGCGCACGTCATCGACTTCGGTATCGCGAAGGCCGCCGACGCGAGCGCGATCACCGGCACGGGCAACCGGGTCGGCACCCCGGCCTACATGTCGCCGGAGTATCTGCGGACAGGCACCTGCGACACGGCCTCGGACGTGTTCTCCCTGGCCTGCACCCTGATCTTCGCGGCGACCGGCAGCGCGCCGTTCGGCGACGGCACGGGCGTCGACGTCATGCACCGGGTGGCGTTCGAGGAGCCCAACCCGGAGGTGCTCGCCGAGATCTCGGCGGCCGACGCGAGGCTCACCGCACTGCTCTCCGCCTGCCTGGCCAAGGAGCCCGGAGATCGGCCGACGCCCGAGCAGTTGATCGAGGCCGCCCCGTCCGGCTCCCCGGGGTCCGAGGCGACCGGACCGTCCGGGACGTTCGGCTGGCCCGACCCGCTGGGCGGCAGAGTGCTGGCCCGGCAGCAGGCGTACGAGGCGCTGTGCCGGCTCCCCCTCGAACAGCCCGGCCCCGAACCGCGGGGGAAGGCCCCGGCCGCCGTCGCCGCGTCGCCGGGTCCGTCCGCCGACGCCTCGGCACAACCGTTACCCCCGACGCCGCCCGGCACCCGGACCCGCCGTAGGCGCGTGCTGATCGGAGCCTCCGGTCTGGCTCTCTGCGTCGCGGCCACCGGTGTCGTCGTACTCACCCTCCGAAGCCCCTCCACCACCACGGCCTCGCCGCAGCGAGGTATGACGAAGTCCGCCGACGCACGGCCCGGCGACGCCGCCTCGGGGTCGGCGACCGCGGGCTCGAACGGTGCGGCGGCGGCCCCGGACGGCGGATCGGGGGTCTCGGAGGTGTCCGGCAAGGACGACCGGGACGCGGTCGACGACGGCCCCCCGCGCCCCGACGAGTCCGGTTCGGGTTCCGGTTCCGCGAGCGACGACGAACACGCGGACTCCTCCGCTCCCGCCACCGAGACCAGCGCGCCCACCGAGCCCACGGCGAGCCCGACCGACGAGCCCACCGAGCCCTCGACCCCGGCCTGGCTCTCGGAGTGCACGTACTACTCCGGCAATGGGCGCACCCGTCTGGGGAACAGCGGCAAACGCGTGGTGCAGGTCCAGTGCATGCTGACCAGGCGCGGGTACGGCGTCGGGGACGCGGAAGGCGACTTCGGGACCGGGACGCAGGACGCGGTGCGGAACTTCCAGAGCGACAAGGGGCTGGACCCCGACGGCGTCGTCGCGCAAGGCACCTGGGCGGCGCTGCGCGGCACGGACTGA
- a CDS encoding MurR/RpiR family transcriptional regulator, with the protein MTDAVGTEGPDVVGTEGSGGAGTEGSGGVGTEGRGGVGTEGTGGVGAAARLQQLFEGRRLTPTQRRIAHCLVRQAADVPYLSSVELAHLAGVSQPSVTRFAVALGFDGYPALREHLRAVAPTGHGFDGRSANPYQRAVQAEIDNLRHLASLLTDPEPVERAGRLLAASRPLPVLGLRASAAQARGFAYFAAKVHTDVRLLDEGGSLLADRVDAAQQAGASALLCFALPRHPRELLDTLAHARAVGLTVVTVADGTFAPVAAHSDLLLPAAVGTGLVFDTVSAPMLLGQVLLEAMCDALPDAQAHLEEFDARAAARGLFVD; encoded by the coding sequence ATGACTGACGCTGTCGGCACCGAAGGACCTGACGTTGTCGGCACCGAAGGAAGTGGCGGAGCTGGCACCGAGGGAAGTGGCGGAGTCGGCACCGAAGGACGTGGCGGAGTCGGCACCGAGGGAACTGGCGGAGTCGGCGCGGCCGCGCGGCTGCAGCAGCTCTTCGAAGGCCGTCGGCTCACTCCGACACAGCGCCGCATCGCGCACTGCCTGGTCCGGCAGGCGGCGGACGTGCCCTACCTGTCGAGCGTGGAACTGGCACACCTGGCCGGGGTCAGCCAGCCGTCGGTGACCCGCTTCGCGGTCGCCCTCGGCTTCGACGGCTATCCGGCCCTGCGCGAGCACCTGCGGGCGGTCGCACCCACCGGGCACGGCTTCGACGGACGGTCGGCCAACCCGTACCAGCGCGCCGTCCAGGCCGAGATCGACAACCTGCGGCACCTGGCGTCCCTGCTCACCGACCCCGAACCCGTCGAACGCGCGGGCCGTCTGCTCGCCGCCTCCCGGCCCCTGCCGGTGCTCGGGCTGCGCGCCTCCGCCGCCCAGGCCCGCGGCTTCGCCTACTTCGCCGCGAAGGTCCACACCGACGTACGGCTGCTCGACGAGGGCGGCTCACTGCTCGCCGACCGCGTCGACGCGGCCCAGCAGGCCGGCGCGAGCGCGCTGCTGTGCTTCGCGCTGCCCCGCCACCCGCGCGAACTCCTCGACACCCTCGCCCATGCCCGTGCCGTCGGCCTGACCGTGGTGACCGTCGCCGACGGCACGTTCGCCCCGGTCGCCGCCCACAGCGACCTGCTGCTCCCCGCCGCCGTGGGCACCGGCCTCGTCTTCGACACCGTCAGCGCCCCCATGCTGCTGGGCCAGGTCCTCCTGGAGGCGATGTGCGACGCCCTCCCGGACGCCCAGGCCCACCTGGAGGAGTTCGACGCGCGGGCCGCGGCGCGGGGGCTGTTCGTCGACTGA
- a CDS encoding ABC transporter substrate-binding protein, with amino-acid sequence MYRGAAFGLITALTLTACGGGGDSDDNPLTGSSGDSGGKTIVVGSANFPENQLLAEIYAQALESEGLKVTRKFDIGAREVYYDQVVKGGIGVFPEYNGALLSVAVDKNSTATSTADINAELKEKLPSSVEILDSAAAEDKDSVTVTAETAAKYNLKTLADLKPVAGDMTLGAGSEFKTRTQGGVGLKKVYGVDFGKFQPLDAGAQTTLVKLLKDDKVQAANLYTTDPAIVADKLVVLEDPKNLFSSQNVTPLVYKDAVNDKAKEALNAVSAKLTTEDLLEMMKKLVNDKEDADAVAEDWLTSTGLVS; translated from the coding sequence ATGTACAGAGGCGCCGCTTTCGGTCTGATCACCGCACTCACGCTGACGGCCTGTGGCGGTGGCGGTGACAGCGACGACAACCCGCTGACCGGCAGCAGTGGCGACAGCGGCGGCAAGACCATCGTCGTCGGCTCGGCGAACTTCCCCGAGAACCAGCTGCTCGCCGAGATCTATGCGCAGGCGCTGGAGAGCGAGGGCCTGAAGGTGACGCGCAAGTTCGACATCGGGGCCCGCGAGGTCTACTACGACCAGGTCGTCAAGGGCGGCATAGGTGTCTTCCCCGAGTACAACGGCGCCCTGCTGTCGGTGGCGGTCGACAAGAACAGCACCGCGACCAGCACCGCGGACATCAACGCCGAACTGAAGGAGAAGCTCCCGTCGTCCGTGGAGATCCTCGACTCCGCCGCGGCCGAGGACAAGGACTCGGTGACGGTCACCGCCGAGACGGCCGCCAAGTACAACCTCAAGACGCTCGCCGACCTCAAGCCGGTCGCGGGCGACATGACCCTCGGGGCCGGGTCGGAGTTCAAGACCCGTACCCAGGGCGGCGTCGGCCTCAAGAAGGTCTACGGCGTGGACTTCGGCAAGTTCCAGCCGCTCGACGCGGGTGCCCAGACCACCCTGGTGAAGCTGCTGAAGGACGACAAGGTGCAGGCCGCCAACCTGTACACCACCGACCCCGCCATCGTCGCGGACAAGCTGGTGGTCCTGGAGGACCCGAAGAACCTGTTCTCCTCGCAGAACGTCACGCCCCTCGTCTACAAGGACGCGGTGAACGACAAGGCCAAGGAGGCGCTCAACGCCGTCTCCGCCAAGCTCACCACCGAGGACCTGCTGGAGATGATGAAGAAGCTCGTCAACGACAAGGAGGACGCGGACGCCGTAGCCGAGGACTGGCTGACGTCCACCGGCCTCGTGAGCTGA
- a CDS encoding ABC transporter permease codes for MNDFLNQMELVGDWLTSSAQWHGDEGIPRRLVEHLTYSGLSLLFAALIGLTFGLLVGHTGRGAFAVASVANLARAIPTFGLVVLVVTLAGLSTTPVLVALVALAVPPILINTFEGVRGVDPATRDAARGVGMTEWEILTRVEVPMALPLILLGLRVAAIQVVATATVAAYPGLGGLGRYIVDGLSRNDYGLVIGGSTVVVALALVVQIAFTALRRAVVSPGLRVSASKS; via the coding sequence ATGAACGATTTCCTGAACCAGATGGAGCTCGTGGGGGACTGGCTGACGTCCTCGGCGCAGTGGCACGGAGACGAGGGCATCCCGCGACGACTCGTGGAGCACCTCACCTACAGCGGACTGTCGTTGCTGTTCGCCGCCCTCATCGGCCTGACGTTCGGACTGCTCGTCGGACACACCGGCCGTGGCGCCTTCGCCGTGGCCAGCGTGGCGAACCTCGCCCGCGCGATCCCCACCTTCGGCCTGGTCGTCCTCGTCGTCACGCTCGCCGGGCTCAGCACCACGCCCGTACTGGTCGCCCTGGTGGCGCTGGCGGTCCCGCCGATCCTCATCAACACCTTCGAGGGGGTACGGGGCGTGGACCCCGCCACCCGGGACGCCGCGCGCGGGGTCGGCATGACCGAGTGGGAGATCCTGACCCGGGTCGAGGTGCCGATGGCGCTGCCGCTGATCCTCCTCGGACTGCGGGTCGCCGCGATCCAGGTCGTGGCCACCGCGACCGTCGCCGCCTACCCCGGTCTCGGCGGCCTCGGCCGCTACATCGTCGACGGACTCTCCCGCAACGACTACGGGTTGGTCATCGGTGGTTCCACCGTCGTCGTCGCCCTCGCGCTCGTCGTCCAGATCGCGTTCACCGCGCTCCGGCGCGCCGTCGTCTCGCCGGGCCTGAGGGTCTCGGCGTCGAAGTCCTGA
- a CDS encoding ABC transporter permease: MSDDEPLVRWQWIADHTAELAEYTGIHLRLGLLPVLFGLIISVPLGILCHRWRWLYPPVLTVSNILYSIPSLALFMIFVRYTGLTEQTVMIPLTLYTLSVLVPNVVDGLASVPEPVRLAATAMGFGAVRRVVQVELPIAVPVVIAGVRVAAVSSISLVAVGQLIGQGGLGYYITRGLQLDFPTPIVTAIVLIMLLALTTDALLVLAQRLLTPWSRNKVTSA; the protein is encoded by the coding sequence ATGAGCGACGACGAACCGCTGGTCCGGTGGCAGTGGATAGCCGATCACACGGCCGAACTCGCCGAGTACACCGGCATCCATCTCCGACTCGGCCTGCTGCCGGTGCTGTTCGGGCTGATCATCTCCGTGCCGCTCGGCATCCTGTGCCACCGCTGGCGCTGGCTCTACCCGCCCGTGCTGACCGTGTCGAACATCCTGTACTCGATCCCGTCCCTCGCCCTGTTCATGATCTTCGTCCGCTACACCGGGCTGACCGAACAGACGGTGATGATCCCGCTGACGCTCTACACCCTGTCCGTACTGGTCCCCAACGTGGTCGACGGCCTCGCCTCGGTCCCCGAACCCGTCCGGCTCGCGGCCACCGCCATGGGATTCGGCGCCGTACGCCGGGTCGTCCAGGTCGAGTTGCCCATCGCCGTACCCGTCGTCATCGCCGGTGTCCGCGTCGCCGCGGTCTCGTCCATCAGCCTCGTCGCCGTGGGACAGCTGATCGGCCAGGGCGGCCTCGGCTACTACATCACCCGCGGCCTCCAACTCGACTTCCCCACCCCGATCGTCACCGCGATCGTCCTGATCATGCTGCTCGCGCTCACCACCGACGCGCTGCTGGTCCTGGCGCAGCGGCTGCTCACCCCGTGGTCCCGGAACAAGGTGACGTCGGCATGA
- a CDS encoding ABC transporter ATP-binding protein has product MIRFDAVSKKYPNGTTAVDDLSLELAEGGITVLVGPSGCGKTTTLRMINRMVEPTDGTVSLRGRDIREVNAPELRRGIGYVIQHAGLFPHRTILDNIATVPLLLGWGKKKARARAAELLELVGLPAEMAKRYPNQLSGGQQQRVGVARALGADPPVLLMDEPFSAVDPIVRAELQAEFIRLQKELHKTIVFVTHDIDEAIKLGDNIAVFRTGGKLAQFDTPERLLARPADDFVADFVGQDRGIRRLSFVDAAELPLRDGPVLSATSPVAEARAVDAPWVLVVDDARRPLGWAATDALPDAGTLADAPLVPLGHTFSLVGDSARAALDSALLSPARLAVAVDAEGAVAGVADAYELSAGAVAAERSAGATAAGSAEDASAKGKSTATAPTESAPTESEPTGPAPAGSAPAESASPVDKTASADTPGGGDR; this is encoded by the coding sequence TCACGGTCCTGGTCGGTCCTTCCGGCTGCGGCAAGACCACCACCCTGCGCATGATCAACCGCATGGTGGAGCCGACCGACGGCACGGTGAGCCTGCGCGGCCGGGACATCAGGGAGGTCAACGCGCCGGAGCTGCGCCGGGGCATCGGATATGTGATCCAGCACGCGGGGCTGTTCCCGCACCGCACCATCCTGGACAACATAGCCACCGTTCCGCTGCTGTTGGGGTGGGGCAAGAAGAAGGCGCGGGCCAGGGCGGCGGAACTGCTCGAACTGGTGGGCCTGCCCGCCGAGATGGCCAAGCGCTACCCGAACCAGCTCTCCGGCGGGCAGCAGCAGCGCGTCGGGGTGGCCAGGGCACTGGGCGCCGACCCGCCGGTGCTGCTGATGGACGAGCCGTTCAGCGCGGTCGACCCGATCGTGCGGGCGGAGTTGCAGGCCGAGTTCATCCGGCTGCAGAAGGAGTTGCACAAGACGATCGTGTTCGTCACCCATGACATCGACGAGGCGATCAAACTCGGCGACAACATCGCCGTGTTCCGCACGGGCGGCAAGCTCGCCCAGTTCGACACCCCCGAGCGGCTGCTCGCCCGGCCCGCCGACGACTTCGTGGCCGACTTCGTGGGGCAGGACCGGGGCATCCGCCGGCTCTCCTTCGTCGACGCGGCCGAACTGCCGCTGCGCGACGGCCCGGTGCTGTCGGCCACCTCTCCCGTCGCCGAGGCCAGGGCGGTGGACGCGCCCTGGGTACTCGTCGTCGACGACGCCCGGCGCCCCCTCGGCTGGGCCGCGACCGACGCACTGCCGGACGCCGGCACCCTCGCGGACGCGCCCCTGGTCCCCCTCGGCCACACCTTCAGCCTCGTCGGTGACTCGGCACGGGCCGCCCTCGACTCGGCGCTCCTGTCACCCGCCCGCCTCGCGGTGGCCGTCGACGCGGAGGGCGCCGTCGCCGGAGTCGCGGACGCCTACGAGCTGTCCGCCGGCGCCGTCGCCGCCGAGCGGTCCGCGGGGGCGACCGCCGCCGGGTCCGCCGAAGACGCGTCGGCAAAGGGCAAGTCGACGGCGACCGCGCCGACCGAGTCCGCGCCGACCGAGTCCGAGCCGACGGGCCCCGCGCCCGCTGGGTCCGCGCCGGCCGAGTCCGCGTCGCCCGTGGACAAGACGGCCTCCGCCGACACCCCGGGCGGCGGTGACCGATGA